One Glycine max cultivar Williams 82 chromosome 8, Glycine_max_v4.0, whole genome shotgun sequence genomic window, GTTTGCTACCACCTTCCAGGACTGCAGCCAACGGTTAATGGGAAATTAATTGCTTTTAGATGAAAGAACTGATAACGATACACAATTAGAAATGAAAAACCAAAATCACACAATCGCTGTGCctaaaagattataaaaatgcAACCACCCTACAAAAATTGGCTCCAAAGTCCAAACCTCCAACAAAGCAACGTAAGATTTGGGTTTTAGCTGGAGGTGTTAGTTTGTGTCACTGGAGAGGAAAATTAGTACTGAACCTATGACCAATCCCTTGATAGTGAAAGCAGTGCGCATTGTATGTATATTGCtgatgttaaaatttaaatgtagtATTAAATTGTGGTTGTCAAAATAGTTTTGAATGAGGAAAGTActacctttccttttttttaactttaattttaatcattttcttttgtacTATTTTTAGGTAACACATTTCAAATGTGGAGGGGTTTCCCTGGGAGTTGGTATGCAACATCATGTAGCAGATGGAGCCTCTGGTCTGCACTTCATCAATACATGGTCAGATGTGGCTCGTGGCTTGGATGTTTCCATTCCACCATTCATTGATCGTACAATACTTCGTGCCCGTGATCCACCTCGACCCATTTTTGATCACATTGAATACAAGCCCCCACCAGCCATGAAGACTCAACAAGCTACTAATGCATCAGCAGCTGTCTCTATTTTCAGACTCACGCGTGACCAGCTCAACACACTGAAAGCCAAATCCAAAGAAGATGGCAACACAATCAGCTATAGTTCTTATGAGATGTTGGCGGGTCACGTGTGGCGAAGTGTAAGCAAAGCAAGAGCACTTCCTGATGATCAAGAAACCAAATTGTACATTGCAACTGATGGAAGGTCAAGGTTGCAGCCTCCTACCCCACCCGGTTACTTTGGCAATGTGATTTTCACAACCACACCTATAGCTGTGGCAGGTGATCTGATGTCAAAACCAACATGGTATGCTGCAAGCAGAATCCACAATGCATTGTTACGAATGGACAACGATTATTTGAGATCGGCTCTTGACTATCTAGAACTGCAACCCGATCTAAAAGCGCTGGTTCGTGGGGCTCATACTTTCAAGTGTCCAAACCTTGGTATCACTAGCTGGACTAGGCTTCCAATCCATGATGCTGACTTTGGTTGGGGAAGGCCAATATTCATGGGACCTGGTGGAATTGCATACGAGGGGCTATCTTTCATAATTCCAAGCTCAACCAATGATGGGAGCCTATCTGTGGCCATAGCTCTTCAGCCTGACCATATGAAGCTGTTTAAGGATTTCTTGTATGACATTTGAAGAATCATTGCCTTCAAGCCATATGGAACGCCACAATGTTTCTAGGTGGGGTTTTCTTTCCCCTCGTACCTTTGTTATCTGTCGATGCTTTTGACAAACGGTATGCAACTGTTAATGGGACTCCTTTCAGTTTTATATGGACTACATTAagtgttgtaaatttttataatctGTAAACGTAAACGAACTTTAACAACAGTTGATTTGATATTACAAGTTTCTGTTCCTAAATATAATGCCATAACTGAGAGGTGTATTTTTACAATTCTTCTAATTGGAGGAAATTTGAAAGGTAATTGTAAAAACTGGTTTTGTACTAAGATATAGGTTGTTCTTGCTACTTGCACTAGTAATCCAGTAGAGGAAATCCTTCCTTTCTCCTTGTCTAAAGATTTCACTTGAGGTTATTTTAAAAACCGGCCAACTCTCAAGTTGGACACTTTGAACCATGGGTAGTAACATTTAGGAGAAGGTGTGCaataatttgtttgattttatttgtgGAGATTTtgagtaaaagaaataagaatttgaaaatttaagttttaggtATAAAAAAAGACTATAGAAGGATCAAATTTGCTTTgaaataagaaattgaaattgtcatccCTACCTAGAATTCGCCTTGACAATAACTTTGTgtggaaatttcaatttaacATAAACGAAAAGAggaaggagagagaaagaagtttgCGGGTAAGTGAAGGATCGGTTTCTCCATTTGGACATACGATTGCGTAGAAGGGAAGCAGAGTGTGCAATGCGCAATTTGGGTTTCTACTTTCTACCTTGCTCTGCATCAGATGCGTATTTCACTTTACGTTTTCTGAGTAACCCATTCGTAAAAGTCAGCACATACAATTTGCAAACTTGCAACATGGTATctgtttttgataatttttactaGTTGTaggtattttccctttttattttcacaattttGAAGGTGACGTATACCTCTAGATTAGAAGACAATTAAAAGTGGCGCAAATTCATTTAGTGGTTGCAAGAATATGGAATACAGTGATGTTCTTCCTTAGCATGATTATCCGTTAAGTTGATggtttgtttttcatttcaacGGAATATCAGCTGGTTGGTTTCATTTCAACAGAATATTGCTAAACCTAATATGTGTTGCAAATTAAACCCAATGTAAGTTAGAAGGATgtacataaaattttattcattctaTCACTTGTAATGCCTTGTTCTTTAAGCAATATGTTGCTGGAAAAAAAAGTTTCCCCTTCCCCTCCTCTATATTTGCTGTTTCAAAACAAATGATCTTATTGTTATGTATTAGTCGTTTCATATGTTATTTTCTGTTGTAAACCGTTGTGCATGATCGACTGACAGGGTAAATAGCAGTATGAGAGCAAAACTCATCATTATTCATGCACGAGTTCTGCAATTTCATTTAGTAGATTATTAGTTTCAAACTTGAAATAAATTGGTAGATTATAGGTGAAAGGGCTCGAGAGTAAGTATTgtcattttcaatttaattaaaaaaatgataaacagagcagtttttatttttggtttcataaaactattttattaacgtcTTAATCTTGACTCTTAATTCAGCTTATGAAATTCATAATAGTATgatttaacaattaacattgaTGAATTCACTAAATAGTTTACAATtcctgaaaaaaaatatatagaattagTTCCATTTCTGCTTCTGTATTATCAGTTATCAATACTAGCCAAAGGTGTAGTCAAGAATTTCAACCCCACAAGTTCAACCTTTTCATATTCGCATCAACTTACTCTTGAATGTTTTACGCCACCCCCTCCCAACTAACAGGCAAAGGTTCAAACATTCATTCATTGATATGATGGATGACAACATATGAGCATTCAAAAGGAGGACACACAAACTGATCTACAAGCAAAGACGTTCATAGTAACGTAACGGAGGCactcaaaatatatattgaaaaataagttGCCACTATTTAGAGGCATTAATGATTAAACAAGAGAAACATATGGTAACCATGGATTACATCAAACCAAGTGGAAGGGAAACAATATGACTAAAGCCAAGCTTACAAATGGATTAAATATTGAGACCCAAAAGAGAGGCTCTGATGGTGCAGAACTTTGACGTGGCCGGCGATTAACATCAGCAGTGCCACCAGCTCCTGTCTTTCCTCTACTTCCTGTGCCTCCTGAACTTCCTCCACCTTGTGCTTTTCTTGTAGTATTAAGTATTTCTTCTTTGTACCCGTCTTTAGTTTCCTCAACTTTGTCGTTCAACCTTATTGACTCTTCTATGCTTCCATATAACTTCCCTATACACCACTGaataacattaatataaaagtGACAGTGAAAAAAAAGGGTGCCTACAAATATAGAAAACAATTTAGATGAACAAGTCTCGTACCAAGAAGTTCTTGTGCTTGTCCATTGCTCTGGATTAGGCCTTTACCTTCTGAGGTTGATATGGCTTGAATGCCTGAAATGAGTAGGAACAAAGCAAGGAATCTTACCTTCATCTTAGGGGTTGGGACTTGGAAAAGCGAGGGCTGATTCTTTGTAAATTGTTGGGTGTACTGAATTTTCGTTGAACAATGTCCAAAGCCTAGCACAAGTAGGGGTATCAGGTTTTTGAGTGATCTGGTCTAGGGTAGGGTTAAGGTATTTATaggttttattaatttatttcattaagcAAAGGTGAGAATTGAGAACTGAGACAGCGTAGTGTCAaggtttaaatatttgttaaaagataAGTGTTCACGTTTAGTGTCAAATCATGTTCAGCATAAGATTCTCTGAAAAGGTAAATACTTGTAAATATTGATAACTGAGAAGCATGGGGAGAACTATTTTCTGTACACAGAATAAGAATAAGTAGAGTCTCTCCTGGCCATGCCCGTCTACCGAGACACTAAAAAATACATGTTTGATTTTCCGTTAAAAATATTACCATATGAGTTTTAATGTAAATctaacatataaatataaaaataaaatgaacacagAATCCTGATCAGttgataaaattatgttttgaataATCAAATGTAATTTTGTAACGGATTTTCAAATATACTCAAGTTTTATGCTCAAGCATGGATAAAGTGTGTATATGGAGCAGGCCATACACACATTTAGCATACCTATAGTACGagtatgtttcttttattttaagggtATGTTAAAGCCGTATTTTGTCTCGTGGGGTTAGGACAATTTATTCCAGAAGGGTGGTTCTTGTTTTAGGCAAAAATGCTAAACAATAAAGTCGAAACAACGATTTGACAAGAGAACaagtataataaataatgtgtgaTAAAGTAAAAAGCAATCTCTGTGACACAGTACAAATTAACATAACCATGTATTATGTATATGCATAATGCATGATTTGACAATGCTAAAACGTGGCTAAATATCAAACATAGCTCCGGATGCTGATCAAGCCATTGTCATTAGAGGAAGATGAAAAGACCGCGTTCTCATTTAGGAGAAATTATCCTGTGTGATTTTAATCAATctttatatgatatataatcacattttttcttcaataaatataagtattttgaataattattagtCTCGTGTTCTTGATCCACAATACCTtaggttataaaaaaagaagcatcctTAGCACTGCCAAATGGAAAAACCGAGGTTTAAGGGAAACCACTCGTCCCAGTCTCAACACTGAAGCAGGATTTTTTGTATGATATACACAGCTTATGCTGAGAGGAGACACCACGCAACATGCACGGGGCATCTCTTGCTGTGGCCAGTGAGGAATAAAGCAAATGACAACGTGTTTGGATAATTGGATCTACCACTGTTTCAGTTTCAGTGTTCACAACAAGGCTATTTTGTATTGTATGGTCTATTTTCTCTGATCTCAAATATCTTACTAGTCATCAACATGTCCTTTATGTTAAAGTAGAATTAAATTTAGAttctttaaataagattttaagtttaaattttgtggataaaaaaaatttgattacaaagtgataaattatagaaattaatcatcaataaattgAAGATTGATCTTCATGCAATTGTTGAAATTGAACGGACTTCCTTGGTAAAGTGCAGATTTGTCCAGGTCAATTTATACCGAATtgcttctttctcttctcttctttgtaccaaatacatatacatatcagcgattaatgaaaattattgataaaaaaatttaaaatataaaaataatataaatagacCCTAGAGGtcttaaatagttaaatatacTATCTAACTTCTATACTTTTAACCTCATCGTAAAAGTACTTACTTAATTGTTAGAGTGATTATAAGTATATCACCAAAATTTAACTCGTGCCAACAAGAGGAGTTTCCATTCGTCTATTCCTCTCTTTGATTGGTGTTAAACATTTGGTGTCATTTGTAGAAATGATCGAGAAAATACTATcattataagaaagaaaaatactaaaatagtaattaatcagtaaaatactaaaatagtattgaaatttaaatgaaattgaaaaaataactaATGATATCTCTATTTATCATATgcagttaattattaattataaatttaaatatatttttaatcttctaaattttgagtaattttttttttgtttttcaaaaaaaaatattattcttaaaattttgaaaaggtTATTTTTTGTTCATCTTAATTTGTATAagactttattatttttaaaataattaaaagacacattattttatattatcatacaacacaaattattcaatttttaaaatctattttaaaaaagttatataaattattatatagtcACAAGTAatcaacttttataataattacttaaaaatgtatcttctacatattttattttatttttataaaaaaataattgcatttttatataaaaaaaacaattgtcaatacttttaaaatattaatccagatatactaaaaggtattttataaaaaaaatgcttgtcTTAGCCAGTAAAATTAGTAAAAGAAGAAAGTGGAAACACGAAGGGAGGGTCTTGTCTTCTCCAGAACTCTCTTGTTTGTTTTCACTCGCTGCTGAAGTTTCAATGAACACAACACAACGCAACACTCAACACCCTCTTCCACTTTTTAGTCTTGTCTCGACTTTTTTTGACCCCTTCTCTCAAAAAAGAGGGGTGAAGAAGAAGGTGAACAAGTCTTTTTTGATTTCCCTCCTCTCAACTTGTCCTTGTTTATGTAATGCAATGCTTTCTACAGTTATACTTGTACCTAAGTGAGTGGGTTTGGCTGGTCTGTTGGTAACGTTTTTAGCTGAGTTCGTGTGATTTCACAACACTTGTGTAAAAATAATTCCCTACAGGTTCAAGTAAACATCACATTCTGTGTTTCTTCACAATTTTTTGTTCTACTTTTTAAAGATATGAATCCAAAACAAtaagctttattttttatttcctttcacAAAATGGGGAAATAACTCAAGTAAGTGAATGGTTAAATCTATTTCCGAAAGAATGAATTATGTAAGTGAGTGTTCGTTAATCAAGTACAGACGTTTTAGCTGAATAATATTTCACAAAATGGAACTCTTAGCATTAATAGAACAATTTGAGATATTGGAAAGGTTCATCATTGTTTGTGCAATGAATTTAGATAAAAGTGGGGGAAATATTATTGCTGAAGAGTAGTTCTGAGAGTGGGATTGGATTAACATCAGCTTCTTCCGAAGCCCTAGCTATCAAGATTCATAAATCATGGCCTTTGATTCCTTAGGTTTTGGTGTCAACTTCAGCTGGACCATAACCCAATTTTATCAGCTACAAGTCTACAAGCTAGCATGaataagaaaattttcttcttttttttttttctctctctctagagttattcttcatttgtttaactttaaaatatagaacaaatttcaCAATTACTGAAATGCCAAAGTGGAGGGTTGATTGCATAAATTATGATAGTACAAGAGACAGCAGCAACATTTGCATGTTTCAAGTATTGAACGACTAGTGCTTGGTTATACAAGAATATCACTGGAAATAGCCTTGTATTGTCGGATGAACAATAGGATAAATCTTTGTGTtatgtttctttttcctttctcttgttTATTTAAGTAACTGAAAgtgaattttttcttaaaaaggaataaaaaaaaaagaaaacgaaaATTAGACGTTTAGCAGCGTCAAAATTCAAGACGCTTAGCAGCTTCACTTTTTGATGAACAGAGCACATCGTCTTTTTGAACGTATAATTGCATAAAAAACCTGGTGAAAATAGGGAAGGCCCAATGCTTAACATAGACGAGCCCAATCAAATACAGAAAGACCCAGACTCgttcatctaaaaaaaaattatatttgtcaaaagaaaaatactagAAACACATATTATATTTGTCAAATTAATAAAACTCTTtcttgatttataatttttagtgaatttgaactaattaaaaattacagttTATTTGAAAAAGTGTTTTAGAGAATCAGGATGTGTTCCTACTtcctatcactttttttttgacaaattcaaattaaacataacaattaatgataatttttttagcataaaaaaataatgataattgaaataagaatatgaagagaatgaaatcgtcaaatcataattaatgttgtttccACCATCCATTGTATCTCGATCATGATATTAAGTTCTAGATAGTGGATGGTTTCTTTACACATGTAAACtatcaatataatttacatcactttttatttattttgacaaGAATctacacaagttttttttttgacagaatcttcaaaaattaatcgtataataaattgtaatacaaaaaaatattttccagcGTGGAAGGCACTTATATCCAAAGAATAATGGAGTATTGTATACAATGGCGGAGCTTGCTTATGACCGGGGATGACCATGGCCTCCTCAAACTTTTTGGAAGTTTACAAATATACATTATATAACATATACTTAAAGTGCtaaaaagtttttaattatataatttatactcTACATTATATAACACACATACATTtgtaatgtaaaatatttaattcacaTACATTTTAaatgctttaaaattttaaaatccctTATCCAAATACTGCATAAGGTAATTTCTAATCATTTACTTCAATGTTATTTGTTTATCATTTGTGTTTATATTgcaatataaaatttagatatataatatgacattacatatttaatttaaccattaaaattttagtttaatcttattttttatccccaattttttttttaaaaattctctaatttttgtacttattaatgaaaaaatcgTTGGgataaaattagtaatttttttaaaagttgagggtaaaatatgttaaattaaaaaattaaaaataaaattcatcaaaaattaagaataaaaaatataattaaatctaaattttttataagcCCTCAAAGTTTTTATTCAAGCTCCGTCATTGATTATATATTTGCATTATGAAAGAATTTAATGCATATGGATTTAtgtaaaatctttttatatagTTGTGGTTGGATGactgcataattttttttatattatcagtctataattatttttttcttttttaaaattatattttcaaattattaatttgtaacgatattgaatattttacttcaaattttaatgataattagtattaagtcaataattttacatatcagttaattttcctttttcctgCAATTTAGTCGCACACAGTTAGAATTGGTACTTAAGCAGTGAATTATGGTTGTCGCAGTCATATcacatttttaaaagttatcagTCTCTTAACTTTATACATATGTAGGTAACAATTCTAATATCTAGAGtctgctgataaaaaaatctaGAGTCTACCTTATGACCTACATACTCGTGTCTAGATCTATTATGctttttagttaaataaaaacactactttgaatttttttggatCTTTTTAGTGTGATTaagtaaaagtaaaaggaaagaaaaatgatgTATGTAAAATAACATACATTTCCCCAATAAGGAATGCaatgtaatataaataatagatatttttgtctttacataaaaaaaacttctattatttttttccaatttaaaagaaaaacattttgaatGAGACTCATATATGTTTCCAAACAATAAAAAGAtccaaaattttatgattttcattcattcagcaattatttattttcttttccactACATAAAAAACAATCTTGTTCTTGTTTGAGCCATGAACATTTCTAATATGGTAAATTATCTTTTctattggtgtttttttttttcatacaataCATAAGGGTTAAAACttcaaaattaagttttgtCTAAAGAAGTTGGACATGTATCCTATAAATTAATCATTCGttagtaatattattttgtatctTACTTataaaacacaacaaaataatatagtgctatatttagttttaacaaaataaactaattataaaaacataatgTACATCCAGTATTTATAACAAACATaatagtttaaataaatttaaatataacattataaatttaagaaactatTACTTTATTAAATTTCTTGTCTTCTTTTTGTTGGGAAATCAACCATCTTACAAACAAAATTACTCACACTCACAAAGGAGATGACATAGAGAACACATGCAAAAGATTACACCATAcaaaaaatagtaacaaatacaaaaatttaatgtGATTCAGTATTTCTTATCTACATTCACAAAATCGTCTTAAACCTATTTCATTATCACAATGATGATTGCAAGATTGTAATCCACCTCAAATATCACTCTATATACCCGACTACCTCACTCAATGGTCAAAAGAAATCATAACACTttcacacaaaaatatttttctctcaacaaagtaATTTTGGTTTATAgtctctcttctcacacactctctcCACTAATTCTCtatcaattataataaataagttctcttgaaagttaaagcaaaaaataactttgaatatatccatttaattaatgttcatccaataaaatataatttttcactttACATTTAAGTCATCTtaactttaatgataaaaattaaattctcaaAATTGATATTATCTTTTGACTTTAATTATATACTTTCACTGTGAATGAAAAGCAGAGTTATATGCAATTTTACTTAAGAAACCGGTGCTTCGATAAACAGCCGCAACCCGCAACCAGTGTTGGTCACTTTTTCCAAGAACCAAGATAAACCAACCATGCCATTGCCAGATATTGCAATTTGTAAGACATGCTAGGTAACAAAATCCTGATTTGGTTTTTAGGGTCTGCAGTGCAAATCCTAATCCTGTTGAAGATTCCTGTATGCAGCATGGACCTCAGCTCATGTCATGGGCAAAGATCCCAAACTTTAGTTGACaccattaataaattaaataattaaatcataaatatatatttattttctctttcatttcatttttaattgaattttcttcctttttttattatattatttagcaCATGTGCTATTTTATTCTCTCGTTAATCAGAATTCATTAAACAATCCAGTgtgttttttttagaggaaaacAATTCATAGTTTTAATCCACATGAAACTTTGGATCTTCCGAAAGCATATGCCACCAGACACGtggaattaaaaaatgaatcttttatttccttcattaacttgctcataaaaaatatttatttttctcaattatATCGTCGCTCCTCCAAGGGTTATATTTCTAAACacacaatttttcttaaaaataaataaacaaaaaaaagacaagGAAAGGAAGGAAGTAGAAATGGTCCACACACAGAGGACACAAAAAAATTCCACCGAAACAAGAAATCTGGACCGTTGAAAATTGTCAGGTTCATCGTGATGGTCCCATACGAGAGCTTTAGATGGTgggaagatgaaggagaaagGCAAAGAGCACCtccaaaaaaaacaataaccGTAGCCCACACCTCCTCTCAGCAAAcatctctctttctctgtttcttTTATTATGTTGTGTTCCTTGGGGGTGCTGATGTATGTGTGTTGAAGTTCTGAATTTGAATGGAAACACGTGCTAGTGGTGATATGAAGATGGCCATAGATGATGCTTTGAATGGCTTCTCTCCTGTCTCCACCCCTAGGATTTTCTGGAAATCACGAAGGAGATCAGGTATATATTAAGTCTTAACTTCACCTACGTTcctctattttctctctctacttTATCTATTACATTCTGTTCCAAACAATTTTCGCAACTGCACTTTACTTTCTCTTCTGTGCCATTTGGATTTCAAATTCaatgtttttgttcatttttgcaTGGAATTTTCAATATTATAACATGCCCTCTGCCAATTCttaattctttcaaaaataaaaataaaaattatctctgTATTTACAAGATTTGGAACTCAGAGTCTGAGACTAAGGCTAattcctttttcaatttaacTTCTTTTCTGTAATTCCTGCAAATTTGTTACTGTTTCAGATAGAGGAAGCGTAAACACACAGGTTTTAACGGTTGGGTGTGACTTTTATATTACGTTGGTTTATTTTGTTAGGATGTTGCTAACAAATAAagcatttaaaagataaaagtttctcttgtaaaaaaaaaaaaaggatataagTTTCTAATGCATTTAAAATTACAGAAAATCGtatttttacacatttaatatttttttcttttattttcttaaccacTGCCTGCATAGCATTTGACAATTTGTTATCAATGGCTTGCCGAACTTTGGCTCTGTCTCGTTATCAGTATCTTATGATGATTGGGAtccaaatttattataaaaaaaattggaagaaaatatgATGTATTTTGTTAGCTAATTAGTAGCTCATAATTATGAGCTAACTCTATTACTTttacctaataataataataaaagcaaCACGACAATTCTATGCATCTTGGTAAAAGTTTTATTTGTGGTGATATAGCTAGCTGTTGAAGATTTGTTGCATTTTGTGAaggataggaaaaaaaaaagagagaaaaaaaaacgcaTGTGGCTGTTGAGATAGTGTAGTCATCATCATATCATCGGCTACACTGTTGGACAGCTCACCCTTCAACCAACCCTCTTCGGTATGAGTGTATGACCTTAATTTTGGTTTCCTTGCATATGTGAATTTCAACTTGATGTCCCTCTTGTTACAGATGGGACATCTAAACATTTCAATATTAccttttgtgtttctttttttaatgtgtgCATTAGCATTGAAGTGTATGATTGGTTGGACTgtggagaaaagaaaaacccaccaaaaatgCATGAAAATCCATAAGTGATAAAGATTTGTGGTAACCTTGACTCTCTTTCACCCAACCAAATACACTAAATAGGCATCTTCCTTTTAGTAACCGTGTTCAATTATATTAAAGGCAATCCAATAGCACGGATGACCTAACCTTGACTGAAAATGAAGTCAGTTTGTCCATCTAAAGAATAGGTTTATCTATATATGCCATTATGCCAGCCGTATGGCATGTTGTGTATTGGTATAGTTTGGTGTATAATGAAACCTATGAAATTAGGCTTCAAGCAGCCGGCTATGTTTAACTAACCCTTCCCATGAATTCAGTTTTATGACTACTCTCTTGGGGAAACTTGTCTTCAAAAGGATATAGAATACTAGGGAGGGTataacattataattttgatctcaTAAATGCTATTTAACTCGGTGTAACTCCTTGTTAGTTACCTTGTTTATGCTGGCttatacattatttaagaaATGTTAGAACGTGATTCTTCTATTTAGAatcgatatttttttttttgaaggatgATCAAAATCGATATTATATCTCACTAACAACAGTTTTCATCTTGGCAACTATGATAAATGAGCAATTATTAGGAAGTTTCAGACTATTACAGGTCTCTGGTTACAATTAATCTCTATGTAATATGTAttcaagttttttaatttacaagaaAGAACTAATAACACTCCATTACGCGTCATGTAAAGATTAATTGAAATTGTGATGGTCTTAAACTAGCTCATAATTTGCGGTGTTTACTCATTAACTATATCCGTCATGTAGTAATCATTGGATGCATTTGTTGAGTACAATGGATATGACTACTTTGCAAACAACTTAGAGCAAAAAAggttttccattttatttttcctttgttgtGCAAATTTACTGTCTAAATGAGCtgccaaaaacaaaaatggtaaCTTGTTCCCCACAGCTAGCGGGAGGAATTTAGAGGTATCAGAAGATACTGCTAATAAACCACCCAGCAAGCAGGAAGATACTCCTCCACCTTCTAGTGAGGAGGTGCAGAACACGACTCCGATTTCTGAGCGCCGAAAGGCTCTGTTTGAACCTTTAGAACCTATAATGAATATTAATGGCCGACGACCCTCGGCCGAGTCTTTACTTCCTCCTCCTGACTTTGAGTCTGCAAACTATCCGAAGGGCTGGCTGAT contains:
- the LOC100806561 gene encoding shikimate O-hydroxycinnamoyltransferase produces the protein MMINVKESTMVRPAEEVARRVVWNSNVDLVVPNFHTPSVYFYRSNGAPNFFDGKVMKEALTKVLVPFYPMAGRLLRDDDGRVEIDCDGQGVLFVEADTGAVIDDFGDFAPTLELRQLIPAVDYSQGIASYPLLVLQVTHFKCGGVSLGVGMQHHVADGASGLHFINTWSDVARGLDVSIPPFIDRTILRARDPPRPIFDHIEYKPPPAMKTQQATNASAAVSIFRLTRDQLNTLKAKSKEDGNTISYSSYEMLAGHVWRSVSKARALPDDQETKLYIATDGRSRLQPPTPPGYFGNVIFTTTPIAVAGDLMSKPTWYAASRIHNALLRMDNDYLRSALDYLELQPDLKALVRGAHTFKCPNLGITSWTRLPIHDADFGWGRPIFMGPGGIAYEGLSFIIPSSTNDGSLSVAIALQPDHMKLFKDFLYDI
- the LOC100807447 gene encoding uncharacterized protein; this translates as MKVRFLALFLLISGIQAISTSEGKGLIQSNGQAQELLGKLYGSIEESIRLNDKVEETKDGYKEEILNTTRKAQGGGSSGGTGSRGKTGAGGTADVNRRPRQSSAPSEPLFWVSIFNPFVSLALVILFPFHLV
- the LOC100807988 gene encoding protein HEADING DATE REPRESSOR 1 → METRASGDMKMAIDDALNGFSPVSTPRIFWKSRRRSASGRNLEVSEDTANKPPSKQEDTPPPSSEEVQNTTPISERRKALFEPLEPIMNINGRRPSAESLLPPPDFESANYPKGWLIGKKRKLVNVDVVESMRRIAIQEMNRKDREIDGLNEQLEEDSRCLEHLQLQLVDEKSKRARVERENAMLQEQVNMLMNMLQEAEQMGDEGPDEP